A region from the Pelobates fuscus isolate aPelFus1 chromosome 1, aPelFus1.pri, whole genome shotgun sequence genome encodes:
- the LRIF1 gene encoding ligand-dependent nuclear receptor-interacting factor 1 → MSNFQHLVLNPAQTVSSNQCLTGCVYQVVQTTGSERKNVLKLIPVSNSSGNFFPLVQPAVIQNGSPVKGNLPAGFTVATPVQNITLPSPVRLPVVQQPGFGNYIITTTGNLQVPLETVQVDNKATNLQNTTIILEKSHVSTVPGPQLGNQTFVMMNPKSPPSAMQYSPKLPSGHHLQIPANAEVKSVPASLLPSAIQQKILAAASCNDASKNPSVIYVSPVNTVRTLVTKPLSPIYPKQGQSGISPVAIASTNMQNVGGNQQSGGTGSPKAPMKWIVQENNNSASCLVPVKSSNDTASKILKILSGKHSEETSIANILPTHNNPVASNSNVIHIKDNALVMYNNKIYLLAKRGSDVFNAQLPQANSPDKSSDSMKDISNKVVEVVLSKNKVSKQDSSSTVSPCSDTSMPLDVKTQMTDLQHTIKQELKPRTLLGVSRLEDTLLAQTSFTISKDSKACPPKVEDTVNVKTTSKIASQPAVNIQSQKMQTNVFPPVTNNHSLQLNRVTDQSLRLKFGLIKKEKVFLKRLPLLRPKKSSQGSVLSKQSWKNNYTKSNNFMTDNNGTTSTNSEDQAEMLHNKRKSSPDTPINAKRIALDSLDLVEDSDAGSDLFFLGKTQVLQENSTAEESTSSMSPFYPLEPMLPFSPLSSSISGMTSSTPTINRQAYSTPSKAASSTSGRLCISAADLDDTIRDEKIWRLKELLKEREEALEAIRRQRNT, encoded by the exons ATGTCTAATTTCCAGCACCTGGTATTGAACCCAGCACAGACCGTGTCATCCAATCAATG tcttacaGGGTGTGTTTACCAAGTTGTTCAAACTACAGGATCAGAAAGAAAGAATGTGCTGAAATTAATACCAGTATCTAATTCATCGGGTAACTTCTTCCCATTAGTTCAGCCTGCTGTCATACAAAATGGGTCCCCTGTGAAAGGTAACCTGCCAGCTGGATTTACAGTGGCCACCCCGGTGCAGAATATCACTCTACCTTCACCTGTAAGATTACCCGTGGTACAGCAGCCTGGCTTTGGAAATTACATTATCACAACTACAGGAAATCTTCAGGTGCCTCTGGAAACTGTCCAAGTGGACAATAAAGCCACTAACCTTCAGAATACTACTATAATCCTTGAGAAATCCCATGTGAGCACTGTGCCTGGGCCTCAGCTTGGAAATCAGACCTTTGTGATGATGAATCCCAAATCTCCACCATCTGCTATGCAATATTCACCAAAGTTGCCTTCAGGACATCATCTCCAGATACCTGCTAATGCCGAAGTTAAATCTGTTCCAGCATCGCTGTTGCCCTCTGCAATCCAGCAGAAGATACTTGCGGCTGCCAGCTGCAATGATGCTTCAAAGAATCCTTCAGTTATTTATGTTTCTCCAGTGAATACTGTAAGAACACTAGTTACCAAACCGTTGTCTCCCATTTACCCCAAACAAGGGCAGTCTGGTATCTCTCCTGTGGCCATTGCTTCAACAAACATGCAAAATGTTGGTGGCAATCAGCAATCTGGGGGTACGGGGTCTCCCAAGGCACCAATGAAGTGGATTGTGCAAGAAAATAACAATTCTGCTTCTTGTCTCGTTCCAGTCAAGTCTTCCAATGACACTGCCTCTaaaatattaaagattttatctgGAAAACATAGTGAAGAGACCAGTATTGCCAATATATTACCAACACACAACAATCCTGTGGCCTCGAACTCCAATGTCATCCACATTAAAGACAATGCTCTGGTTATGTACAATAATAAAATTTATCTCCTGGCTAAACGGGGATCTGATGTTTTCAATGCACAACTCCCTCAAGCCAACTCACCTGACAAATCTTCAGATTCTATGAAAGATATATCTAATAAAGTCGTTGAAGTTGTCCTTTCAAAAAATAAAGTGTCCAAACAAGACAGTAGTTCAACAGTGTCCCCCTGTTCCGATACCTCAATGCCGCTGGATGTGAAAACACAGATGACTGATCTCCAGCATACCATTAAACAGGAACTAAAGCCAAGGACTTTGCTGGGTGTCTCTCGTTTGGAGGATACCTTGCTGGCCCAAACATCCTTTACCATCTCAAAGGATAGCAAGGCTTGTCCACCAAAAGTAGAGGATACTGTCAATGTAAAAACAACCTCAAAAATAGCATCGCAACCAGCAGTAAATATTCAAAGTCAGAAG ATGCAGACCAATGTCTTCCCACCTGTGACGAATAACCACTCACTTCAATTGAACAGAGTCACCGATCAGAGTTTGAGGCTGAAATTTGGTTTAATCAAAAAGGAAAAGGTCTTCTTAAAAAGGCTACCTCTACTGCGGCCCAAAAAGTCATCTCAAGGCTCAGTCCTTTCAAAGCAAAGTTGGAAAAACAATTACACTAAAAGCAATAATTTCATGACCGATAACAATGGCACGACGAGCACAAATTCAGAG gaTCAGGCTGAAATGCTTCACAACAAAAGAAAATCATCACCAGACACTCCGATAAATGCCAAAAGAATTGCCTTGGATAGCCTTGATTTAGTGGAGGACTCTGACGCTggaagtgatttattttttcttggaAAAACACAAGTGTTGCAAGAAAATTCTACTGCTGAAGAAAGTACATCTTCCATGTCTCCATTTTACCCATTAGAACCCATGCTCCCTTTCTCCCCACTGAGTAGCAGTATTTCAGGAATGACAAGTTCCACACCTACAATCAATCGCCAGGCTTACTCAACTCCATCTAAAGCGGCGTCTTCAACCAGCGGCAGACTGTGTATTTCTGCTGCAGATCTGGATGACACTATAAGAGATGAGAAAATCTGGAGGCTGAAGGAACTTCTGAAAGAACGCGAAGAGGCATTAGAAGCCATACGGCGACAGAGAAACACCTGA